The genomic DNA TAAGGCTTGACGCCTATGGAAGGAATAAAGGGGCAAATGTCCTGTATGAGAAGAGCGGGTATGAATATCGAGGTTCCATCCGCTTCACGTCCCGTCCTGAAGGTCACCAGGAATATCACTGTTATGAAAAACGCCTGTGATGTAATTCGTCCCAAAGGAAAAAGTCCTATTGGAATGGTATACTAACAGGTACAGTAAAGAAGCAAGGATGAGATACTATTGATGCCACTCCTGGATGAAGCACAGGCCTTTTTGATACAGTTTTATCATGAATCGGAGAAAAGCGGATCCGACCTGAAAGAACGGTTGCGTGAAGTGAAGGAAGAAATTGATTCCAAGGGTACCTATACCCATACGAATGAGGAGCTGACGTTTGGTGCAAAGCTTGCTTGGCGTAATAGCAACCGGTGCATCGGACGATTGTTCTGGAATTCCCTCCAGGTGTTCGACCGTCGGGATGCGGCCACGGAAGAAAAGGTAATGGACGCATTAGAAGCTCATTTGGAGTATGCGACGAATGGCGGGAAGATCCGACCGACCATCACGGTATTCAGACCGTCTGAACAGGACGAAGAAGACATTCGCCTTTGGAATCACCAGCTCGTTCGATATGCGGGGTATGAAGATGGAAAGGGGGATCCCCATTCCATCGAATTCACCCAAAAGTGCAGGGCACTTGGATGGGAAGGGGAAGGGACGGATTTTGATATCCTTCCACTTGTCGTCCAGATAGGCGACCGGACACCTGTATGGAAGAGGATTTCACCGGATCTAGCTCTTGAAGTGCCACTCCGTCATCCTGAATTTTCATGGTTCGGGGACCTGGGGCTGAAATGGTACGGGGTTCCCCTCATATCGGATATGGAGCTCAAAGTCGGAGGGATTTCTTATAAGGCAGCCCCGTTCAATGGATGGTATATGGAAACGGAAATCGGAGCCCGGAATCTTGCAGACGAGACGCGCTACAATCTTCTGCCCAAAGTGGCAGGCCATATGGGACTGGATACATCCAGAAACATTACGCTGTGGAAAGATAAAGCCCTCATCGAGCTGAATATCGCCGTCCTGCATTCCTTCAAGGAACAGGGTGTGAACATTGTTGACCATCACACGGCAGCCCAGCAGTTCCGCCTTTTTGAAGAAAATGAAAAAAAGGCAGACCGGAAAGTTACAGGTGATTGGACATGGCTCATTCCTCCCGTTTCACCGGCCACGACCCATATGTTCCACAAGGAATATGACAACACGTGGAAATCCACGAACTACTTTTATCAAAAAAAGCCTTATTAACAGTAAAGCCGCTCACAACACCGTGAGCGGCTTTTGTTTCACCTGGAATAAGGGGGACGTTTGGATACTTCATAATAGCGATACCAAAATCGGAACTCATCAAACAGGGTCGAACGATCGAAGGAGAAGTTCTCAAAGAAATCCTCCAGTAGCCACATCTCGGCGTCATCCAATATGCCTGTCACAAACAGTGGTGTCCTGAAGCGCTTATATAAATCTTCATGGCCGTAATAGTGAAACAAGTCTTCCACCTGTTGCTCCGTCAATCCGATCACATCCTTTTGGATAGTTTCTCATGTATAGACGGCATTTATGCTGTGAAAGTGAAAATGGGCTATGGTACAAGCACAGGTTGTACCACTTGCATAGAATACATTATGTGAAGCCACTCCTTTCATCTTCACACTGGGGGACACCGCCGTCCCCCTCATTACATAAAGAAGAAGAGCCCAGCCAGCGCTGAGCTCTTCTTTTGATTGTTAAATATCTGCTGCGAGGACGATTTCTCCTTGTGGCAGCTCACTGTTGGCGTCAGGTTCAAGAGACACGGCCACTTGATCCCAATCTTTTTCCGTGAATTCTTCATTAAATTTGAAGATGACCGATCCTTTCCCATCACCGCTGGTGACGAAAGTTCCTGCACGCTCGGGCTTTTCATCCTTGATGAGCCAAACCTGGTACACTTCCTTGTCAGAGAGTTTTGCAAGATCCGATGCCTGGACAACCATGCTGGTTTGCTTTCCTTGCTTGATGATGCTCGCTGTTCCCGTACCTTTCCCGCTGACCGGGGCAAGCTCTGCGTACTCGACCACCTCATCGATTGTGGCTTCCTCCACCACACGTTTTTGATCTTCAAGCTGTGTGAAGAGGTAGGCGTTGCCGATGATGGACAGGGCCAGTGCAGCAGCTATGGATGGGAAGATCCATGGCCGTCTGCGCTTCTGACGTGGAGCGGCAGCCGGTTCTTGTTTTTCCTCAGATTCATTCAATATACGGGCAAATACTCTGTCCTCAAGGTCGGTTGGTGGTTCGACCGGCTCAGATGAGTAGGGCAGATAGCCGGATATCTGTTCAAGTTCTTTCAAGAATTCCTGGCATTCTGAGCAGGAGGCAAGATGCTTCTCGAACGCCGCTTTTTCAAGTTCAGATAAATGACCGTTGTAGTAATCCAGTATGTGATCGCATTGATGTTGAGTCATTCGAATTGACCTCCTTTCCCTTTCAGACAAGTATGCAGATGTTTTAGTGCAAGGCGGATCCTGCCTTTGACCGTTCCGAGCGGTGTGTCGGTAGCCTCGGAAATGGACTGCTGCGTCTTACCCTTGAAGTAGAAGAGCTGAACCATCGTTTGCTGATCTTCCTTTAGTCCACTGATGCAATCTCGTATGGCGGCCCCTTTTTCCTTCCATTCCAGGAGGTCATGAGGCGTTTCATGGTCGACCTGGAGGGTGTCTTTTTCTATATATTCCACGGTGTCGTGTTTCTTTCCTTTCCGGATGGCATCCAGACAGGTGTTCCGGGTCATAGTGAGTAACCAAGATGAAAATTTCCCTTTGGATTCTTCATAGTGTGCGTGGGTTTTCCAGAGTTTCATGAAGACCTCTTGTATGACTTCTTCGGCAAGCTCACGGTTTCCTGTCATTTTATATGAAAAGGAATAGATGAGTTTTTCGTATTGTCTGTAGAGCTCGCGCAGTGCGGATGAATCTTTTTGATGAATGACGCGGTGGTACAATTCAATATCCTTTAGATCATGGGACATAACTCGCTCCTAACCTTTGACGTAGTTATCATAAGGATACTAAATAACGGTGCTGAACTCAAAGTTCTACTAAGCTAACGAAAAAGTTTTGGTTTTGGATCACTATATGTTTGAAAAAGTTGGGTTTAGGGTAAAAAATATGTTTTTTTATATGATGGAGGGCTTTGGTTCGATGAGCTGATCCTAAAAATGCGATTTGCTTCCTGTTTTTTAATGAGTGTGTGGTGGGGAATGAGATCGTTCCGTTTCGCTGCGGCCACCCGCTTTCCATGGGGCGTGCGGTGAGCCGCTTCGGCGCTGCCTGCAGGGTCTCACCTTGCCCGCTATTCCCATAGGAGTCGGGAGGCCTCCGCTACACTGCACTCTGTGCGGAGGAGGGGGAGAGTGCTGGTTCGGAACATGCAATCAACATTCTGTTATGCCAATGAGTATGCGGTGAATTTGAGACCGTTCCGTTCGCTGCACTTTGTGCGCAGGAGGGGTAATAGGATAATTCGAAACGGGCCATCACATACTCGGGTTCTTTTCTTTATGAAATCCTAACCTTATTTATGAGCGGTTACCTCACTAAGTCCAATACCACTGAGTGGATTGAAGCGGAAGGGATTTGACTCCTGCGGAAAAGGGGGATGATCGAGACCCCGCAGGAATGAGGAGGCTCGACATGCTCCCCGCGGAAAGTAAATCCCTGCAGCGCAAAGGAACGGACTGGTCTTCCATCTCTCACTTCATTTAGGACGATTTTGTATTTAACTGGTTTTCCAAAGCCAACTCTCCTAAGATTACAGACAAAAAAGCCTCCCCATATGAAACAAGGGAGGCGGATAATTATTTTACTTTTTGAAGCTTGTCAATGACCGTAAGGGAGCGTCCTGTTCCGATGGCTACAGATTCAAGCGGGTTCGGTGCCAGGTGGACCGGTACGACGATTTCATGGCTCAGCCAATCTTGAAGGCCGTTGAGAAGGGAACCTCCTCCAGTCAGGATGACACCGCGATCGACAATATCACCGCTCAGTTCAGGCGGGCAGTTTTCAAGCGTGGCACGGATGGTCTCAAGGATATGTAAGAGAGACTCTTTAAGTGCTTCCTGGATTTGCAGTGACGTAAGTTCGATGGTCTTTGGAAGTCCAGTGACGAGGTCACGTCCGCGGATTTCCATCGTGCGTTCATCGTGTTCGATGAGAGCTTGACCGACTTCGATCTTTACTTGTTCCGCTGTTCTTTCACCGATCAGGAGATTGTAACGTTTGCGTACATATTGGATGATGTCTTCATCCATCTGATCTCCACCGATGCGGATCGTGTTGCAGGAAACGACGCCGCCGTATGAGATGATGGCGACTTCGGTTGTTCCCCCGCCGATATCGACGATGACGTTTGCCACGGGTTCTCCTACTGGAAGATCTGCTCCGATGGCAGCTGCTACAGGCTCTTCAATGAGGGTGACGGATTTTGCTCCGCTGCCACGTACGGCATCCTGGATCGCTCTGCGTTCAACGGATGTTGCACCAGACGGGGTACAAACGACAACGGTTGGTTTTCGGATGGAGAAGCCCAGTTTTTTGCTGGCCTTTCTCATCACTTGCTTCAGCATTTCAGTAGTGACGTCGAAGTCTGCGATGACGCCATCTTTCAACGGACGTACGGCTACGATTTTACCGGGTGTCTTCCCAATCATATTCTTCGCTTCAGCTCCGACGGCCAGAACAGATTTTGTTTCTGTGTCGATGGCGACCACGGATGGTTCATTCAGGATAATTCCTTTATTTTTACTATAGACTAGTATATTTGCAGTACCTAAGTCGATTCCGATTTCAGAGTTTGATAGCATTGTCGTATTCCTCCAACTATAAGAATTCTACACAGTATAACCTTCTATACAGTATAGGAGATTTTCGGGGGTTTTGTCGGTGGAGATATTTACCACCGACAAATTGTTACAAAGGATGACAAAAGGGGTGAGGTTGTCATTTGGTGAAAAGCTTTTGCTAAGAGGATTTTAATTACCTATCAGGGTATGTTGAGGCGTTGTGGCCAATTCCCTGCGTTATGAAAATTTAAACGTTCTGTAACAATTTTTTGAGAGGAAGATGAGGGAAAAACAGGTAGTTTAAAGGGTTTTCAGACTTGGGGCATCCTTACCGGTCGATTCGGCGGGGCAAAATAAAAAGATCCCCCATAAAAGGGGGATACCGGTATGAAAGAATCATAGAGTGAATCGTTCCAGTTTTCTCTTCATTTCTTCCGTCATTTCATTCAGTTGTTCGATGCGTTTTGTCATATGTTCAAAGTACCGTAGTTGCTCTTCAGTGGAGGAAGAGATCTCTTCTGTACCGGCAGCCGTTTCTTCTGTGATCGCCGATATGTTTTCGATGGCAGAAGCGACTTCCTCCGTCCGTTCATGGGAAGCGTTCATATCATGTTCAAGGACTTCAAGGCTCTCATGGATGGCGGATACCTTCACGGAGATTTCCTGGAAGGCATCCTCAGTGATTGTCATGGAAGTGAGCTGCTGATTGGAAAGCTCCTGTCCTTTGCGGGAGGCTTCCATGATGCCGGTTACGCCTTTCTGGATATTGCCCACCATGCGGTTGATTCCTTCCGTTGCGACGGCTGAATCTTCCGCGAGCTTCCGGACTTCTTCCGCCACTACGGAGAAGCCCCGGCCAGCTTCCCCGGCCCTTGCTGCT from Rossellomorea marisflavi includes the following:
- a CDS encoding nitric oxide synthase oxygenase, with the translated sequence MPLLDEAQAFLIQFYHESEKSGSDLKERLREVKEEIDSKGTYTHTNEELTFGAKLAWRNSNRCIGRLFWNSLQVFDRRDAATEEKVMDALEAHLEYATNGGKIRPTITVFRPSEQDEEDIRLWNHQLVRYAGYEDGKGDPHSIEFTQKCRALGWEGEGTDFDILPLVVQIGDRTPVWKRISPDLALEVPLRHPEFSWFGDLGLKWYGVPLISDMELKVGGISYKAAPFNGWYMETEIGARNLADETRYNLLPKVAGHMGLDTSRNITLWKDKALIELNIAVLHSFKEQGVNIVDHHTAAQQFRLFEENEKKADRKVTGDWTWLIPPVSPATTHMFHKEYDNTWKSTNYFYQKKPY
- a CDS encoding anti-sigma factor → MTQHQCDHILDYYNGHLSELEKAAFEKHLASCSECQEFLKELEQISGYLPYSSEPVEPPTDLEDRVFARILNESEEKQEPAAAPRQKRRRPWIFPSIAAALALSIIGNAYLFTQLEDQKRVVEEATIDEVVEYAELAPVSGKGTGTASIIKQGKQTSMVVQASDLAKLSDKEVYQVWLIKDEKPERAGTFVTSGDGKGSVIFKFNEEFTEKDWDQVAVSLEPDANSELPQGEIVLAADI
- the mreBH gene encoding rod-share determining protein MreBH, with product MLSNSEIGIDLGTANILVYSKNKGIILNEPSVVAIDTETKSVLAVGAEAKNMIGKTPGKIVAVRPLKDGVIADFDVTTEMLKQVMRKASKKLGFSIRKPTVVVCTPSGATSVERRAIQDAVRGSGAKSVTLIEEPVAAAIGADLPVGEPVANVIVDIGGGTTEVAIISYGGVVSCNTIRIGGDQMDEDIIQYVRKRYNLLIGERTAEQVKIEVGQALIEHDERTMEIRGRDLVTGLPKTIELTSLQIQEALKESLLHILETIRATLENCPPELSGDIVDRGVILTGGGSLLNGLQDWLSHEIVVPVHLAPNPLESVAIGTGRSLTVIDKLQKVK
- a CDS encoding RNA polymerase sigma factor, with protein sequence MSHDLKDIELYHRVIHQKDSSALRELYRQYEKLIYSFSYKMTGNRELAEEVIQEVFMKLWKTHAHYEESKGKFSSWLLTMTRNTCLDAIRKGKKHDTVEYIEKDTLQVDHETPHDLLEWKEKGAAIRDCISGLKEDQQTMVQLFYFKGKTQQSISEATDTPLGTVKGRIRLALKHLHTCLKGKGGQFE